DNA from Syntrophorhabdaceae bacterium:
GGTGATGCCCGCGTTGATGAGTGTCCCGATGGGATAAAATATCATCGGGTTGTCATATATGGGCAGGAGATGCTTGTTGGTAATCTTCGTAAGCGGGTGAAGTCTCGTGCCGAGCCCACCGGCAAGGATAATTCCTTTCATATGCACCCTCCTCCTATTTCGTGGTGATTCCCGCCAGATCAAAGGATATCCTGATAGTTGTATCGTTGGGTCTTTTCGACTGCATCAGTGTTAATGTTGTGCCCCAGCAGCCAGGCATATACCTGAGTTGATACAGGGTATCGATCCATTCGGAATCTTTGAACGTGTACCGTATCTGATACCTTCCCTGGAAGTGTTTATATATGCCGCCGAGGTCAAGAAAGACCTCGTTGTTCAAATCAACCGTGTAATTATGGGAAAGGTTCACATTGTATACGTTGGGTTTCATGTAATTGAAACCGTTTCTGATGGTCTTCAATCCTTCCCCTGCGGTGCTGATCTGCGTCTCATTGGAATAACTCAGGTTGGTTGTCGGATATACGGTCAGCCTCGCGTCGATATCAGAAAACCTGCCGCCATAGCCTTTATAGAGTTCGGAAGGACGCAATCCTCCTGAAAGTCCATATGTCTGGGATATCTCAAAAAGAGACAATTCCCGCTGCCACCCTTCGGAGGTCGAGTTCAGGTAATGGTTTAACCCGTATGTGATCGTGTTGGTCTGGTACAGCCGGTCATAGGGGTCTATGTTGGGCAGATCGGTAAAAGACGTATTAGGGATGAAATTATACTTTACCACCGGCTTGATCACGCTATGCATCTCCCCCAGGTTCAGCAGATCGGTATAGTAATACCTCATGAACTGGGTGTTCATATCCCCCTCTATCCTGAAGGTCTGGCGGTATTCCGTATCATTACTGCTACCATCGGTCCGGTTGATAAGGTATGCCGTCTCTAACAGGGTGCCGTTGACAAGAAAATTGATCCCGTTCCACGAATATGGCAAGCTCAATCTCGGCTCGATACCCAGCCTCGAAGCTTTATCACCCTTGTCCCGGTAGAAGGAGGTGTAATCTGTGACTAAATCCGTATAGAGCTTCCCGTCCAGAAACGGGATATACTCCGTGAAAAAGGATACGTGGGGGTAGTATTGAAATGTGGATTTATTATTATCATCTGAAAGGAGGTTTCTGAAGTTCGCCACCTCCGCTGTGAGGAGGGACTTTTTCACGGGGACTTCCAGAAACGCCGTGGATTTAATCAATGTCTCGCTTCTTTCAGATACCGTCGTACCAAAATCTTTGAGATAATCATCGTCGGAAATGAACCGGAGGTTTGTCTTGAGGGCTATGTCGTGCATGAATACCTGTTCGTGCTGCCCCTGTAACTGCCAGCGCGTGCCGTCATATTGCCTGTCGCTGATGATCGAATAATCCCATACCCCTTTCATGTCTTCCCTGGGGGCATACCGAAACTCCACACCGGGCTTGAGACCCCTGTCACCGAGATAGTCAAGGAAG
Protein-coding regions in this window:
- the lptD gene encoding LPS assembly protein LptD translates to MRSFNRKIIVLLFLFIPLSLYGKQFDYKTPIEAPIDIAAMSVEYNREKNTYVAKGKVDLREGTRILNADYVSFDENTRDIFAEGNVVFQDEGDRIECQKLQLNLISKKGKIEGGRIYLRQGNFHITGEEIEKVGESQYTIKKGEFTTCGWEDPAWKFSARDVDVTIEGYAKTKDTKFYIKNFPVFYLPWGIFPVKTERQSGLLMPGFAASSRNGMIINTSYFWAISKDKDATFFLDYLGDRGLKPGVEFRYAPREDMKGVWDYSIISDRQYDGTRWQLQGQHEQVFMHDIALKTNLRFISDDDYLKDFGTTVSERSETLIKSTAFLEVPVKKSLLTAEVANFRNLLSDDNNKSTFQYYPHVSFFTEYIPFLDGKLYTDLVTDYTSFYRDKGDKASRLGIEPRLSLPYSWNGINFLVNGTLLETAYLINRTDGSSNDTEYRQTFRIEGDMNTQFMRYYYTDLLNLGEMHSVIKPVVKYNFIPNTSFTDLPNIDPYDRLYQTNTITYGLNHYLNSTSEGWQRELSLFEISQTYGLSGGLRPSELYKGYGGRFSDIDARLTVYPTTNLSYSNETQISTAGEGLKTIRNGFNYMKPNVYNVNLSHNYTVDLNNEVFLDLGGIYKHFQGRYQIRYTFKDSEWIDTLYQLRYMPGCWGTTLTLMQSKRPNDTTIRISFDLAGITTK